A region of Homo sapiens chromosome 17, GRCh38.p14 Primary Assembly DNA encodes the following proteins:
- the PAFAH1B1 gene encoding platelet-activating factor acetylhydrolase IB subunit beta isoform X1 produces the protein MVLSQRQRDELDWFQRGEDSILNKADEARNRAIADYLRSNGYEEAYSVFKKEAELDVNEELDKKYAGLLEKKWTSVIRLQKKVMELESKLNEAKEEFTSGGPLGQKRDPKEWIPRPPEKYALSGHRSPVTRVIFHPVFSVMVSASEDATIKVWDYETGDFERTLKGHTDSVQDISFDHSGKLLASCSADMTIKLWDFQGFECIRTMHGHDHNVSSVAIMPNGDHIVSASRDKTIKMWEVQTGYCVKTFTGHREWVRMVRPNQDGTLIASCSNDQTVRVWVVATKECKAELREHEHVVECISWAPESSYSSISEATGSETKKSGKPGPFLLSGSRDKTIKMWDVSTGMCLMTLVGHDNWVRGVLFHSGGKFILSCADDKTLRVWDYKNKRCMKTLNAHEHFVTSLDFHKTAPYVVTGSVDQTVKVWECR, from the exons aaatcgAGCTATAGCAGATTATCTTCGTTCAAATGGCTATGAAGAGgcatattcagtttttaaaaaggaagctgAATTAGATGtg aatGAAGAATTAGATAAAAAGTATGCTggtcttttggaaaaaaaatggacatCTGTTATTAGATTACAAAAGAAG gttatGGAATTAGAATCAAAGCTAAATGAAGCAAAAGAAGAATTTACGTCAGGTGGACCTCTTGGTCAGAAACGAGACCCAAAAGAATGGATTCCCCGTCCGCCAGAAAAATATGCATTGAGTGGTCACAGGAGTCCAGTCACTCGAGTCATTTTCCATCCTGTGTTCAGTGTTATGGTCTCTGCTTCAGAGGATGCTACAATTAag GTGTGGGATTATGAGACTGGAGATTTTGAACGAACTCTTAAAGGACATACAGACTCTGTACAGGACATTTCATTCGACCACAGCGGCAAGCTTCTGGCTTCCTGTTCTGCAGATATGACCATTAAACTATGGGATTTTCAGGGCTTTGAATGCATCAGAACCATGCACG GCCATGACCACAATGTTTCTTCAGTAGCCATCATGCCCAATGGAGATCATATAGTGTCTGCCTCAAgggataaaactataaaaatgtggGAAGTGCAAACTGG CTACTGTGTGAAGACATTCACAGGACACAGAGAATGGGTACGTATGGTACGGCCAAATCAAGATGGCACTCTGATAGCCAGCTGTTCCAATGACCAGACTGTGCGTGTATGGGTCGTAGCAACAAAGGAATGCAAGGCTGAGCTCCGAGAGCATGAGCATGTGGTAGAATGCATTTCCTGGGCTCCAGAAAGCTCATATTCCTCCATCTCTGAAGCAACAGGATCTGAG ACTAAAAAAAGTGGTAAACCTGGGCCATTCTTGCTGTCTGGATCCAGAGACAAGACTATTAAGATGTGGGATGTCAGTACTGGCATGTGCCTTATGACCCTC gtggGTCATGATAACTGGGTACGTGGAGTTCTGTTCCATTCTGGGGGGAAGTTTATTTTGAGTTGTGCTGATGACAAGACCCTACGCGTATGGGATTACAAGAACAAGCGATGCATGAAGACCCTCAATGCGCATGAACACTTTGTTACCTCCTTGG atttccaCAAGACGGCACCCTATGTCGTCACTGGCAGCGTAGATCAAACAGTAAAAGTGTGGGAGTGCCGTTGA
- the PAFAH1B1 gene encoding platelet-activating factor acetylhydrolase IB subunit beta isoform X2, with protein MVLSQRQRDELNRAIADYLRSNGYEEAYSVFKKEAELDVNEELDKKYAGLLEKKWTSVIRLQKKVMELESKLNEAKEEFTSGGPLGQKRDPKEWIPRPPEKYALSGHRSPVTRVIFHPVFSVMVSASEDATIKVWDYETGDFERTLKGHTDSVQDISFDHSGKLLASCSADMTIKLWDFQGFECIRTMHGHDHNVSSVAIMPNGDHIVSASRDKTIKMWEVQTGYCVKTFTGHREWVRMVRPNQDGTLIASCSNDQTVRVWVVATKECKAELREHEHVVECISWAPESSYSSISEATGSETKKSGKPGPFLLSGSRDKTIKMWDVSTGMCLMTLVGHDNWVRGVLFHSGGKFILSCADDKTLRVWDYKNKRCMKTLNAHEHFVTSLDFHKTAPYVVTGSVDQTVKVWECR; from the exons aaatcgAGCTATAGCAGATTATCTTCGTTCAAATGGCTATGAAGAGgcatattcagtttttaaaaaggaagctgAATTAGATGtg aatGAAGAATTAGATAAAAAGTATGCTggtcttttggaaaaaaaatggacatCTGTTATTAGATTACAAAAGAAG gttatGGAATTAGAATCAAAGCTAAATGAAGCAAAAGAAGAATTTACGTCAGGTGGACCTCTTGGTCAGAAACGAGACCCAAAAGAATGGATTCCCCGTCCGCCAGAAAAATATGCATTGAGTGGTCACAGGAGTCCAGTCACTCGAGTCATTTTCCATCCTGTGTTCAGTGTTATGGTCTCTGCTTCAGAGGATGCTACAATTAag GTGTGGGATTATGAGACTGGAGATTTTGAACGAACTCTTAAAGGACATACAGACTCTGTACAGGACATTTCATTCGACCACAGCGGCAAGCTTCTGGCTTCCTGTTCTGCAGATATGACCATTAAACTATGGGATTTTCAGGGCTTTGAATGCATCAGAACCATGCACG GCCATGACCACAATGTTTCTTCAGTAGCCATCATGCCCAATGGAGATCATATAGTGTCTGCCTCAAgggataaaactataaaaatgtggGAAGTGCAAACTGG CTACTGTGTGAAGACATTCACAGGACACAGAGAATGGGTACGTATGGTACGGCCAAATCAAGATGGCACTCTGATAGCCAGCTGTTCCAATGACCAGACTGTGCGTGTATGGGTCGTAGCAACAAAGGAATGCAAGGCTGAGCTCCGAGAGCATGAGCATGTGGTAGAATGCATTTCCTGGGCTCCAGAAAGCTCATATTCCTCCATCTCTGAAGCAACAGGATCTGAG ACTAAAAAAAGTGGTAAACCTGGGCCATTCTTGCTGTCTGGATCCAGAGACAAGACTATTAAGATGTGGGATGTCAGTACTGGCATGTGCCTTATGACCCTC gtggGTCATGATAACTGGGTACGTGGAGTTCTGTTCCATTCTGGGGGGAAGTTTATTTTGAGTTGTGCTGATGACAAGACCCTACGCGTATGGGATTACAAGAACAAGCGATGCATGAAGACCCTCAATGCGCATGAACACTTTGTTACCTCCTTGG atttccaCAAGACGGCACCCTATGTCGTCACTGGCAGCGTAGATCAAACAGTAAAAGTGTGGGAGTGCCGTTGA
- the PAFAH1B1 gene encoding platelet-activating factor acetylhydrolase IB subunit beta isoform X3, producing MELESKLNEAKEEFTSGGPLGQKRDPKEWIPRPPEKYALSGHRSPVTRVIFHPVFSVMVSASEDATIKVWDYETGDFERTLKGHTDSVQDISFDHSGKLLASCSADMTIKLWDFQGFECIRTMHGHDHNVSSVAIMPNGDHIVSASRDKTIKMWEVQTGYCVKTFTGHREWVRMVRPNQDGTLIASCSNDQTVRVWVVATKECKAELREHEHVVECISWAPESSYSSISEATGSETKKSGKPGPFLLSGSRDKTIKMWDVSTGMCLMTLVGHDNWVRGVLFHSGGKFILSCADDKTLRVWDYKNKRCMKTLNAHEHFVTSLDFHKTAPYVVTGSVDQTVKVWECR from the exons atGGAATTAGAATCAAAGCTAAATGAAGCAAAAGAAGAATTTACGTCAGGTGGACCTCTTGGTCAGAAACGAGACCCAAAAGAATGGATTCCCCGTCCGCCAGAAAAATATGCATTGAGTGGTCACAGGAGTCCAGTCACTCGAGTCATTTTCCATCCTGTGTTCAGTGTTATGGTCTCTGCTTCAGAGGATGCTACAATTAag GTGTGGGATTATGAGACTGGAGATTTTGAACGAACTCTTAAAGGACATACAGACTCTGTACAGGACATTTCATTCGACCACAGCGGCAAGCTTCTGGCTTCCTGTTCTGCAGATATGACCATTAAACTATGGGATTTTCAGGGCTTTGAATGCATCAGAACCATGCACG GCCATGACCACAATGTTTCTTCAGTAGCCATCATGCCCAATGGAGATCATATAGTGTCTGCCTCAAgggataaaactataaaaatgtggGAAGTGCAAACTGG CTACTGTGTGAAGACATTCACAGGACACAGAGAATGGGTACGTATGGTACGGCCAAATCAAGATGGCACTCTGATAGCCAGCTGTTCCAATGACCAGACTGTGCGTGTATGGGTCGTAGCAACAAAGGAATGCAAGGCTGAGCTCCGAGAGCATGAGCATGTGGTAGAATGCATTTCCTGGGCTCCAGAAAGCTCATATTCCTCCATCTCTGAAGCAACAGGATCTGAG ACTAAAAAAAGTGGTAAACCTGGGCCATTCTTGCTGTCTGGATCCAGAGACAAGACTATTAAGATGTGGGATGTCAGTACTGGCATGTGCCTTATGACCCTC gtggGTCATGATAACTGGGTACGTGGAGTTCTGTTCCATTCTGGGGGGAAGTTTATTTTGAGTTGTGCTGATGACAAGACCCTACGCGTATGGGATTACAAGAACAAGCGATGCATGAAGACCCTCAATGCGCATGAACACTTTGTTACCTCCTTGG atttccaCAAGACGGCACCCTATGTCGTCACTGGCAGCGTAGATCAAACAGTAAAAGTGTGGGAGTGCCGTTGA